A genomic region of Tamandua tetradactyla isolate mTamTet1 chromosome 2, mTamTet1.pri, whole genome shotgun sequence contains the following coding sequences:
- the LOC143659653 gene encoding olfactory receptor 1J2-like has product MRTENQSVVSEFLLLGLPIHPEQQGGLFCLFLGMYLTTVLGNLLIILLIRLDSRLHTPMYFFLGHLALTDVAFSSVTVPNMLMEMLTNHKTIPYVGCISQMYFYMLFACVDCFLLAVMAYDRYVAICHPLHYSTIMREELCVLLVSGTWLCSCAHALLHTLLLVHLSFCADNTIPHYFCALSALLKLTCSDTSLNYLVIFTEAVVIFLLSVSTILGSYIRIGATIFRVPSTKRICKALSTCGSHLSVVFLYYGTLAIVYFFSSSSNSKIEDMIASIMYTVVTPMLNPFIYSLRNRDMKSALGILRRKGITFFK; this is encoded by the coding sequence aTGAGGACGGAGAACCAGAGTGTTGTGTCTGAATTCCTCCTCCTGGGGCTCCCCATCCATCCAGAGCAGCAGGGTGGGTTGTTCTGCCTCTTCCTGGGTATGTACCTGACCACGGTGCTGGGGAACCTGCTCATTATTCTGCTCATCAGGCTGGACTCTCgcctccacacccccatgtacttcttcctcggTCACTTGGCCCTCACTGATGTTGCTTTCTCATCTGTCACTGTCCCAAACATGTTGATGGAAATGCTAACTAATCATAAAACCATTCCCTATGTGGGGTGCATTTCCCAGATGTACTTTTATATGCTATTTGCTTGTGTTGATTGTTTTCTTCTTGCAGTGATGGCTTATGACAGGTacgtggccatctgtcacccGCTGCACTACTCCACCATCATGCGGGAGGAGCTGTGTGTCTTGTTGGTGTCTGGGACCTGGTTGTGCTCCTGTGCCCATGCCCTGCTGCATACCCTTCTCCTGGTCCACCTGTCCTTCTGTGCTGACAACACCATCCCCCACTACTTCTGTGCCCTCTCAGCCCTCCTGAAGCTGACCTGCTCAGACACCTCCCTCAATTATCTAGTTATCTTTACTGAAGCAGTAGTGATCTTCTTGCTGTCAGTGAGTACTATTTTGGGATCTTATATCCGCATTGGGGCCACCATCTTCAGGGTCCCCTCCACCAAGAGGATCTGCAAAGCCTTGTCCACCTGTGGTTCCCACCTGTCTGTGGTGTTTCTGTACTATGGGACTCTTGCCAttgtttacttcttttcttcGTCAAGCAATTCCAAAATTGAGGATATGATTGCTTCCATTATGTACACAGTGGTGACTCCCATGCTGAACCCATTCATCTATAGCCTGAGGAACAGAGACATGAAATCTGCTCTGGGGATACTGCGCAGAAAGGGCATTACCTTTTTCAAGTGA